In Clostridium swellfunianum, a genomic segment contains:
- the rnpA gene encoding ribonuclease P protein component, which produces MKEEKIRKNIEFRTVYRRGKSFSNQLLVLYIFKNKKEINRVGISVSKKVGKSVIRSRVKRLISESYRLNNNSIKKGYDLVFIARVASNDKSYFEIEKSLKNLFKKAGLLIDEKTVDSNNQIL; this is translated from the coding sequence ATGAAGGAAGAGAAGATAAGAAAAAATATAGAGTTTCGAACTGTTTACAGAAGAGGCAAATCTTTTTCTAATCAATTGTTAGTTCTTTATATCTTTAAGAATAAGAAAGAAATTAATAGAGTTGGAATATCCGTCAGTAAAAAAGTAGGTAAGAGTGTAATTAGAAGCAGAGTTAAGAGGCTTATTAGTGAAAGCTACAGGCTTAATAATAATAGCATAAAAAAAGGTTATGATTTAGTATTTATAGCAAGAGTAGCTTCAAATGATAAAAGCTACTTTGAAATTGAGAAGTCTTTAAAAAATCTGTTCAAAAAGGCAGGTTTATTAATTGATGAAAAAACTGTTGATTCTAATAATCAAATTTTATAG
- the yidD gene encoding membrane protein insertion efficiency factor YidD has translation MKKLLILIIKFYRRFLSPVKGLLLHVFSPTSGEHAGCRFYPTCSQYAIEAIEKYGALKGSFMAAKRILRCNPFNKGGYDPVR, from the coding sequence ATGAAAAAACTGTTGATTCTAATAATCAAATTTTATAGAAGGTTTCTTTCGCCTGTAAAGGGATTATTGCTTCATGTTTTCTCACCAACCTCAGGGGAACATGCTGGCTGTAGATTTTATCCAACTTGTTCTCAGTATGCAATAGAGGCTATAGAAAAGTATGGTGCTTTAAAGGGCAGCTTTATGGCTGCTAAAAGAATTTTAAGATGTAATCCTTTTAATAAGGGTGGATATGATCCGGTTAGATAG
- the dnaA gene encoding chromosomal replication initiator protein DnaA produces MDGGHKELWEKTLNIMKGEMSEVSFNTWIKSAVPLSISNDTLKLGVPNNFTKEILETRYEDLLINALKIVSSKRYRIEFTIASEESADLDEKKNKRESKSVVTASDDMYATLNPKYTFNSFVIGNSNRFAHAASLAVAESPAKAYNPLFIYGGVGLGKTHLMHAIGHYILENNSKSKVVYVSSEKFTNELINSIKDDKNEDFRNKYRNVDVLLIDDIQFIAGKDATQQEFFHTFNALHDANKQIILSSDRPPKEIPTLEDRLRSRFEWGLIADIQPPDFETRIAILKKKADVEGINVSNDVMVYIATKIKSNIRELEGALIRIVAYSSLTNKEITVDLAAEALKDIISNKQSKHVTIELIQDVVSSYYNLRIEDFKSQRRTRNVAFPRQVAMYLCRKLTDTSLPKIGEEFGGRDHTTVIHAYEKINENLKEDESLQEAINDITKKIQQK; encoded by the coding sequence ATGGATGGCGGACACAAAGAACTTTGGGAAAAAACCTTAAATATAATGAAGGGCGAAATGTCAGAAGTAAGCTTTAACACATGGATAAAGAGTGCTGTTCCTCTGTCTATAAGCAATGATACTCTTAAATTAGGCGTTCCTAATAATTTCACGAAAGAAATATTAGAAACTAGATATGAGGATCTTCTTATTAATGCTCTAAAAATAGTTTCTTCTAAAAGATATAGGATAGAATTTACTATTGCTTCAGAGGAAAGCGCGGATCTAGATGAAAAGAAAAACAAGAGGGAATCAAAATCTGTAGTTACAGCAAGCGATGATATGTATGCAACATTAAATCCTAAGTATACATTTAATTCCTTCGTTATAGGTAATAGTAACAGATTTGCCCATGCAGCTTCTTTAGCCGTTGCAGAGTCTCCAGCCAAAGCATATAATCCACTATTTATTTATGGGGGTGTAGGGCTAGGAAAGACTCACTTAATGCATGCTATCGGCCACTACATTCTTGAAAATAACTCTAAGTCAAAGGTAGTTTACGTATCATCAGAAAAATTTACAAACGAACTTATTAATTCTATTAAGGATGATAAAAACGAAGACTTTAGAAATAAATATAGAAATGTAGATGTACTATTAATAGATGATATTCAATTTATTGCTGGAAAAGATGCTACACAACAGGAGTTTTTCCATACTTTCAATGCACTGCATGATGCAAACAAGCAGATAATTCTCTCAAGTGACAGACCTCCTAAGGAGATTCCTACACTAGAGGATAGGCTTAGATCCAGGTTCGAATGGGGTTTAATAGCAGATATCCAACCCCCAGATTTTGAGACAAGAATTGCAATATTAAAGAAGAAAGCAGATGTTGAAGGCATAAACGTTTCAAATGACGTTATGGTTTATATAGCAACTAAAATAAAGTCCAATATAAGAGAGCTTGAAGGCGCACTTATAAGAATTGTTGCTTATTCTTCTTTAACTAATAAAGAAATTACAGTAGATTTAGCTGCTGAAGCCTTGAAAGACATAATTTCAAACAAGCAAAGCAAGCACGTTACTATAGAACTTATACAAGATGTAGTCTCAAGCTACTACAATCTTAGAATTGAAGACTTTAAGTCTCAAAGAAGAACAAGAAATGTTGCCTTCCCAAGACAAGTAGCTATGTATCTTTGCAGAAAGCTTACAGATACCTCTCTTCCTAAGATAGGTGAAGAATTTGGAGGCAGAGATCATACAACAGTAATACATGCTTACGAAAAAATTAATGAAAATCTTAAAGAAGATGAAAGCTTGCAAGAGGCCATAAATGATATAACTAAAAAGATACAGCAAAAATAA
- a CDS encoding membrane protein insertase YidC: protein MNFLNVGLERFFNFIHSGVYAIIHNVNVSYGLAIILFTIIVRIILLPLNIKQTRSQVRMQEIQPEVKKLQEKYKNDPQKSQQEMMKLYKDKGVNPMGGCLPLIVQLPILWALFYVFRNIKPIDPATGQAVTVSFLWLKNLFDYDPLFILPILSGLTTYLSSRMMTPAADSAQAKQTSTMNIGMSIFMVFMAWKFTAALVLYWVVNNLIQMGQTVLMKRLDAKRD from the coding sequence TTGAACTTTTTAAATGTTGGTTTGGAAAGGTTTTTTAACTTTATACATAGCGGCGTGTATGCAATAATACATAATGTTAATGTATCTTACGGGTTGGCTATAATTTTATTTACCATTATAGTTAGAATAATTTTACTTCCATTAAATATAAAGCAGACAAGATCACAGGTTAGAATGCAAGAAATTCAACCTGAGGTTAAGAAGCTTCAGGAAAAATATAAAAATGATCCACAAAAATCCCAGCAGGAAATGATGAAGCTTTATAAAGATAAGGGAGTTAATCCTATGGGAGGCTGCCTGCCTTTAATAGTCCAACTTCCTATATTATGGGCGCTTTTCTATGTATTTAGAAACATTAAACCAATAGACCCTGCAACAGGTCAGGCTGTTACTGTTTCATTTTTATGGCTAAAGAATCTATTTGACTATGACCCATTATTTATCCTTCCTATACTTTCAGGTTTAACAACCTACTTGTCTTCACGTATGATGACACCAGCAGCAGATAGTGCTCAAGCAAAGCAGACAAGTACCATGAATATAGGTATGTCAATATTTATGGTGTTCATGGCATGGAAATTTACAGCTGCTCTTGTTTTATACTGGGTAGTTAATAACTTAATTCAAATGGGCCAGACTGTTCTTATGAAGAGATTAGATGCAAAGCGAGATTAA
- the gyrB gene encoding DNA topoisomerase (ATP-hydrolyzing) subunit B codes for MSENNQIYDENQIQVLEGLEAVRKRPGMYIGSTGPRGLHHLVYEIVDNSIDEAMIGVCKNINVFIHADNSITVIDDGRGMPVGIHPKMGIPTVEVIMTVLHAGGKFGGGAYKVSGGLHGVGASVVNALSEACEVIVKSEGKLLRQGYERGKPLTGLDVIGEAEGHGTKVHFKPDNQIFEELEYDYDTLAQRLRELAFLNKGIRITLSDEREGGKSEEFYYEGGIKSFVEYLNRNKEALHEKTIYVEGKKDEYTVEVALQYNDTYNENIFSFANNIDTVEGGTHLVGFKAALTRVFNDYGKKFGHLKDNDKNLSGEDIREGLTAVVSIKLIDPQFEGQTKTKLGNSEVRGIVDNIVGEGVSTFLEENPGVGKIIIDKALLASRARDAARKARELTRKSVLERSALPGKLADCSSKDPEECEIYIVEGNSAGGSAKGGRDRRFQAILPLRGKIMNVEKQRLDKILNSQEIRNMVTAFGGGIGKDFDVEKLRYNRIVLMTDADVDGAHIRTLLLTFFYRYMTELVEKGHVFIAQPPLYKVTKSKKDYYCYTDKELEKLLAELGGKDNNTSIQRYKGLGEMNATQLWETTMDPERRTLLQVSLEDAMAADEIFTILMGDKVEPRREFIQENATKVVNLDI; via the coding sequence ATGTCAGAGAACAATCAAATATATGATGAAAATCAGATTCAGGTACTTGAAGGTCTAGAGGCTGTTAGAAAAAGACCAGGTATGTATATCGGCAGCACAGGACCAAGAGGTCTTCACCACCTGGTCTATGAGATAGTAGATAACAGTATTGACGAAGCTATGATTGGGGTATGTAAGAATATAAATGTTTTTATTCATGCTGATAACTCTATAACAGTTATTGATGATGGTAGGGGTATGCCTGTTGGGATACATCCTAAAATGGGGATACCAACTGTTGAAGTTATAATGACAGTGCTTCATGCCGGCGGAAAGTTTGGCGGAGGAGCCTACAAGGTTTCTGGAGGACTTCACGGCGTTGGTGCCTCAGTTGTAAATGCACTTTCTGAAGCTTGCGAAGTAATCGTTAAATCAGAGGGAAAACTTTTGAGACAGGGTTATGAGAGAGGAAAGCCTTTAACAGGACTTGACGTTATAGGTGAAGCTGAAGGGCATGGAACAAAAGTTCACTTTAAGCCTGATAACCAGATTTTTGAGGAATTAGAATATGACTATGATACTTTAGCTCAAAGACTTAGAGAATTAGCATTTTTAAATAAAGGAATAAGAATAACTCTTTCTGACGAAAGAGAAGGTGGAAAGAGCGAAGAGTTTTACTACGAGGGTGGTATAAAATCTTTTGTTGAATATTTGAATAGAAACAAAGAAGCTCTTCATGAAAAAACTATTTACGTTGAAGGCAAAAAGGATGAGTACACTGTTGAGGTTGCTCTGCAGTACAATGATACCTACAATGAAAATATATTCTCCTTCGCAAATAATATAGATACAGTAGAGGGTGGAACACACCTTGTTGGGTTTAAGGCAGCTTTAACCCGTGTATTCAATGACTATGGAAAGAAGTTTGGACATTTAAAAGATAATGATAAAAATCTTTCAGGAGAAGATATAAGAGAAGGGCTTACAGCTGTTGTATCTATTAAACTTATTGATCCTCAATTTGAAGGTCAGACAAAGACTAAGCTTGGCAACAGTGAGGTAAGAGGAATTGTTGATAACATAGTTGGCGAAGGGGTAAGCACCTTCCTTGAGGAAAACCCTGGTGTAGGAAAAATTATTATAGATAAAGCGCTTCTTGCTTCTAGAGCAAGAGATGCAGCTAGAAAAGCTAGAGAACTTACTAGAAAGTCTGTACTTGAAAGAAGTGCTCTTCCTGGAAAGCTTGCTGATTGTTCTTCAAAGGATCCTGAGGAATGTGAAATTTACATCGTTGAGGGTAATTCTGCAGGAGGGAGTGCTAAGGGCGGAAGAGACAGACGCTTCCAAGCAATACTTCCACTTCGTGGAAAAATAATGAATGTTGAAAAGCAAAGGCTTGATAAGATACTTAACTCTCAAGAAATAAGAAACATGGTAACTGCTTTTGGTGGTGGTATTGGCAAAGATTTCGATGTAGAAAAGCTTAGGTATAACAGAATTGTTCTAATGACAGATGCAGACGTAGATGGTGCTCACATAAGAACACTACTTTTAACTTTCTTTTACAGATATATGACTGAACTTGTTGAGAAAGGTCATGTATTTATAGCGCAGCCGCCTCTTTATAAGGTTACAAAGAGCAAAAAGGATTATTACTGCTATACAGATAAAGAACTTGAGAAGCTTCTTGCAGAGCTTGGTGGCAAAGATAATAATACAAGTATCCAAAGATATAAAGGTCTTGGAGAAATGAATGCGACACAGCTTTGGGAAACTACAATGGACCCTGAAAGAAGAACCCTTCTTCAAGTTAGTCTTGAGGATGCCATGGCCGCAGATGAAATATTTACTATCCTTATGGGCGATAAGGTAGAGCCTAGAAGAGAGTTTATACAGGAAAATGCTACTAAGGTAGTAAACTTAGATATTTAA
- the recF gene encoding DNA replication/repair protein RecF (All proteins in this family for which functions are known are DNA-binding proteins that assist the filamentation of RecA onto DNA for the initiation of recombination or recombinational repair.) has translation MYIKNLQLLNFRNYDQLSIELTNGVNIFIGDNAQGKTNILESIYYCSLAKSHRTSKDKELINWDSEEAYVKAYISKERLDKNIEIKIFKDGKKGIRINSIKISKIQELMGVFNVVLFSPEDLKIVKESPSHRRKFLDIELCKLNSKYYYCLVQYNKALNERNSLLKKWNENIESIIEVYDNQLSKFGSYIIRERLKYLDLLNEKGSKIHKDITSSLEDISFKYLTTLKKFEDVEDELKNLLKKNLKNDMDRRITSHGPHRDDFSININNIDTRNFGSQGQQRTSVLTIKFSSLEIIKEQTGEYPVLLLDDVLSELDLNRQKYILNSINNVQTIVTGTGIENIKNYLNEKAKVFSIEGGKVIKEYVLNEL, from the coding sequence ATGTATATTAAAAATTTACAGTTATTAAATTTCAGAAACTATGATCAGCTTAGCATAGAGCTTACTAATGGAGTTAATATTTTTATAGGTGATAATGCCCAGGGAAAAACAAATATTCTTGAGAGCATTTATTATTGCAGCCTTGCTAAGTCACATAGAACGAGCAAGGATAAAGAACTTATAAACTGGGACAGTGAAGAAGCATACGTTAAGGCCTATATATCCAAAGAAAGATTGGATAAAAATATTGAGATTAAAATTTTCAAGGATGGAAAAAAGGGTATAAGAATAAATAGTATTAAAATTAGCAAGATTCAGGAGCTTATGGGTGTCTTTAATGTTGTTCTTTTTTCTCCGGAAGATCTTAAAATCGTCAAGGAATCGCCTTCACATAGAAGAAAATTTCTTGACATTGAGTTGTGTAAGTTAAACTCAAAATATTATTATTGTCTTGTACAGTATAATAAGGCTCTTAATGAGAGAAATTCTCTTTTAAAGAAATGGAATGAAAATATTGAAAGCATAATTGAGGTTTACGACAACCAGCTCTCAAAATTTGGAAGTTATATAATACGAGAAAGGTTAAAGTATTTAGACCTTTTAAATGAAAAGGGCAGCAAAATCCACAAGGATATCACATCAAGCTTAGAAGATATAAGCTTTAAGTATTTAACAACTTTAAAAAAATTTGAAGATGTAGAAGATGAGTTAAAGAATCTTCTTAAAAAAAACCTAAAGAACGATATGGATCGAAGAATCACTTCTCACGGACCGCATAGAGATGACTTTTCAATAAACATAAACAATATAGATACGAGAAACTTCGGTTCTCAAGGTCAGCAGAGAACTTCTGTATTGACAATTAAATTTTCTTCTTTAGAAATTATCAAGGAACAGACAGGAGAATACCCAGTGCTTCTTTTGGATGATGTGTTGTCAGAGCTTGACTTAAACAGGCAAAAATATATATTGAATTCAATAAATAATGTTCAGACTATTGTAACTGGCACCGGAATAGAAAATATTAAAAACTACTTAAACGAGAAGGCTAAGGTGTTTAGTATTGAAGGTGGTAAGGTTATAAAAGAATATGTATTAAATGAACTATAG
- the rpmH gene encoding 50S ribosomal protein L34, with product MFMTYQPKKKQRKKEHGFRKRMASQGGRNVLKRRRAKGRKRLTA from the coding sequence ATGTTCATGACTTATCAACCAAAAAAGAAACAAAGAAAGAAAGAGCATGGCTTCAGAAAGAGAATGGCTTCTCAAGGTGGAAGAAACGTTCTTAAGAGAAGAAGAGCAAAAGGAAGAAAAAGATTGACAGCATAA
- the gyrA gene encoding DNA gyrase subunit A: MENVGNVLQVDIKQEMKKCYIDYAMSVIVGRALPDVRDGLKPVHRRILYSMHELGLYSDKGYRKCARIVGDVLGKYHPHGDTSVYDALVRMAQDFNMRYPLVDGHGNFGSVDGDGAAAMRYTEAKMSKITMELLREINKNTVDFIPNFDGEEEEPLVLPSRFPNLLVSGSSGIAVGMATNIPPHNLGEVIDGIAMYIDNPEVTVLDLMTKIKGPDFPTAGIILGTAGIREAYETGRGKILVRAKTNIEEEKGRQRIIVTELPYQVNKARLVENIAELVRDKKIEGISDLRDESDREGMRMVIELKKDANANVILNQLYKHTKLQDTFGVIMIALVNNEPQTLNLKQVLVHYVDFQKEVIRRRTQFDLDKALARAHILEGLRIALDHIDEVIALIRSSRTTEQARTGLMERFGLSEKQAQAILDLRLQRLTGLERDKIEEEYNALMKDIAYYREVLANESLVLGIIKDELIEIKTRYSDERRTVIERNPNDIDIEDLIQEQNVVITLTHSGYIKRILADTYTAQRRGGRGIQAMATKEDDFVEHIFITSTHNHLLFFTNAGRVYRLKGYELPEAGRTAKGTNLVNILPLNPGEKIQAVMPVKEFEADKFLVMATKDGVIKKTDLTEYSAIRKNGLTAINLREGDELIGVKMTDGESEILIVTENGYSMRFHESDVRPMGRTTTGVKAITLREGDVAVSMNVVAQSEDVLIVSENGYGKRTGIGEYPAHRRGGKGVITYKVTEKTGKIVGARIVKDGDEIMLINTSGVAIRLNAENISVTGRNTMGVTLMKTTEEEKVVAIAKINKDESVEAVEAEEEN; the protein is encoded by the coding sequence GTGGAGAATGTTGGTAATGTTTTACAGGTTGATATTAAGCAGGAAATGAAAAAGTGTTATATAGATTACGCTATGAGCGTTATTGTAGGTCGTGCTCTTCCAGATGTAAGAGATGGTTTGAAGCCTGTACACAGAAGAATATTATATTCTATGCATGAATTAGGCTTATATTCTGATAAAGGCTATAGAAAATGTGCCAGAATCGTTGGTGACGTATTAGGTAAGTACCACCCTCACGGTGATACTTCAGTTTATGATGCGCTTGTAAGAATGGCACAAGATTTTAATATGAGATATCCACTTGTTGATGGGCACGGTAATTTTGGTTCTGTAGATGGCGACGGTGCAGCTGCAATGCGTTATACAGAAGCAAAGATGAGCAAAATAACAATGGAACTCTTAAGAGAAATAAATAAAAATACTGTAGATTTTATTCCTAACTTTGATGGTGAGGAAGAAGAACCGTTAGTGCTTCCATCAAGATTTCCCAATCTTTTGGTAAGCGGATCTTCAGGTATAGCTGTTGGTATGGCAACAAACATACCGCCTCATAATTTAGGCGAAGTTATAGATGGAATAGCTATGTATATAGATAATCCAGAAGTAACAGTACTAGATCTTATGACCAAGATAAAAGGACCAGACTTTCCAACTGCAGGTATTATTTTAGGAACTGCAGGTATTAGAGAGGCTTATGAAACAGGTAGGGGTAAGATATTAGTAAGAGCTAAAACTAATATCGAAGAGGAAAAAGGAAGACAAAGAATTATTGTTACAGAACTGCCATATCAAGTTAATAAGGCAAGGCTTGTTGAGAATATAGCTGAATTAGTTAGAGATAAAAAAATTGAAGGCATATCTGATCTAAGAGATGAATCTGATAGAGAAGGTATGAGAATGGTAATTGAGCTTAAAAAAGATGCAAATGCTAATGTTATCTTGAATCAATTATATAAGCATACTAAGCTTCAAGATACCTTTGGTGTAATTATGATTGCTCTTGTTAATAATGAGCCTCAAACATTGAATTTAAAGCAAGTTTTAGTTCACTATGTTGATTTCCAAAAGGAAGTTATAAGAAGAAGAACTCAATTTGATTTAGATAAAGCACTTGCCAGAGCTCATATTTTAGAGGGGCTTAGAATAGCTCTTGATCATATTGACGAGGTTATTGCGCTTATTCGTTCTTCAAGAACAACCGAGCAGGCTAGAACTGGTCTTATGGAGAGGTTCGGCTTATCTGAAAAGCAAGCACAAGCAATTCTAGACTTGAGACTTCAAAGACTTACTGGCCTTGAAAGAGATAAAATTGAAGAGGAATACAATGCCCTTATGAAGGATATTGCTTACTACAGAGAAGTACTTGCCAATGAGTCTTTAGTGTTAGGCATAATCAAAGATGAGCTAATAGAGATAAAAACTAGATATTCTGATGAAAGAAGGACTGTCATAGAAAGAAATCCTAATGATATTGATATTGAGGATTTAATTCAGGAGCAGAATGTTGTTATAACTCTTACTCACTCAGGATATATAAAGAGAATACTAGCTGATACCTACACTGCTCAAAGAAGAGGCGGAAGAGGAATTCAAGCTATGGCTACAAAGGAAGATGACTTTGTAGAGCATATCTTTATTACTTCTACGCATAATCATCTTTTATTCTTTACCAATGCGGGAAGAGTGTATAGATTAAAGGGTTACGAATTACCTGAAGCAGGAAGAACAGCAAAGGGTACAAACTTGGTTAATATACTCCCTTTAAATCCAGGTGAGAAGATTCAAGCTGTTATGCCTGTTAAGGAATTTGAAGCTGATAAATTCCTTGTTATGGCTACAAAAGATGGGGTAATAAAGAAGACAGATCTAACTGAATACTCCGCTATAAGAAAAAATGGCTTAACAGCTATAAATCTCAGAGAAGGTGATGAGCTTATAGGAGTTAAGATGACAGACGGTGAAAGTGAAATATTAATTGTTACTGAAAATGGATACTCTATGAGATTCCATGAGTCTGATGTTAGGCCTATGGGAAGAACAACCACTGGAGTTAAAGCTATAACCCTTAGAGAAGGTGATGTAGCTGTAAGTATGAATGTGGTTGCTCAAAGTGAGGATGTTTTAATAGTAAGTGAAAACGGATATGGAAAGAGAACAGGAATAGGTGAATATCCTGCCCACAGAAGAGGGGGTAAGGGTGTAATCACCTACAAGGTTACTGAAAAGACAGGTAAGATAGTTGGTGCAAGGATAGTTAAGGATGGAGATGAGATAATGCTCATCAACACTAGCGGTGTTGCTATCAGATTAAATGCTGAAAATATTTCAGTTACAGGTAGAAATACTATGGGTGTAACTCTTATGAAGACTACTGAAGAAGAAAAGGTAGTTGCTATTGCCAAAATCAACAAGGATGAATCAGTGGAAGCAGTAGAAGCAGAGGAAGAAAACTAA
- the remB gene encoding extracellular matrix regulator RemB, translated as MFLHLGENVVVPIKDVIGIFDMETSTYNADTVQFLRMAEEDGFVERITKDKPKSFIVAEVNKKSRIFLSPISSATLGKRTETIYEEV; from the coding sequence ATGTTTTTACACTTAGGAGAAAATGTAGTAGTTCCAATAAAGGATGTAATAGGAATATTTGATATGGAAACCTCCACTTACAATGCTGACACAGTTCAGTTTTTAAGAATGGCAGAAGAAGACGGCTTTGTAGAGAGGATCACTAAGGATAAACCTAAGTCCTTTATTGTAGCAGAAGTTAATAAAAAGAGCAGAATTTTTTTATCACCAATATCCTCAGCTACTTTGGGAAAAAGAACCGAAACAATATACGAAGAAGTATAA
- the dnaN gene encoding DNA polymerase III subunit beta, translating into MKFICEKSKLQEAISTVQKAVTGKSTMTILEGILLIAKSGELTLIGSDIDLSIETKIQVDVLEEGSIVVDSKLFGELIKKLPNAEVQIETIENSSLEVICQKSKAVLKYMSPDEFPSLPKINENMLFAVSQKLLKNMIRGTIFATAQDEIRPILTGVKFEIKDGKLNLVALDGLRLALRSEQVDNDNTISAVIPGKTLNEVSKIFDDTEESVNITFTPNHILFNLGDTKMISRLLEGEFINYNSIIPDEYNLKVTVKRNEFLDCIERASLMAKEGNTNLIKLDIKDDQIIITSDSQLGKAREELNVIMQGEPLKIAFNARFLIDVFKIIDEEEIMLELTSSVSPCVVKNKDKNNCTYLVLPVRFVGN; encoded by the coding sequence ATGAAGTTTATATGCGAAAAAAGCAAATTACAAGAAGCTATATCTACAGTGCAAAAGGCTGTAACTGGAAAGTCTACAATGACCATATTAGAAGGAATACTTTTAATTGCTAAAAGTGGTGAACTAACACTTATAGGATCTGACATAGATTTAAGTATAGAAACAAAGATTCAAGTTGATGTTTTAGAAGAAGGCAGCATTGTTGTTGACTCTAAGCTTTTTGGTGAGCTTATTAAAAAGCTTCCTAATGCAGAAGTTCAAATTGAAACCATTGAAAACAGCTCTCTTGAAGTAATTTGTCAAAAATCAAAGGCAGTGCTTAAATATATGAGCCCTGATGAATTCCCTAGTCTACCGAAGATAAATGAAAATATGCTTTTTGCTGTTTCTCAAAAACTTCTTAAAAACATGATTAGAGGAACTATTTTTGCTACAGCTCAGGATGAAATAAGACCAATACTTACTGGAGTTAAGTTTGAAATAAAAGACGGAAAGCTTAATCTTGTTGCACTTGACGGATTAAGACTTGCTTTAAGAAGTGAACAAGTTGACAATGATAACACTATAAGTGCTGTAATTCCAGGAAAAACACTTAATGAAGTTTCTAAGATTTTTGATGATACAGAGGAATCAGTAAACATTACCTTCACTCCCAACCACATTCTTTTCAATCTTGGAGACACGAAGATGATTTCGAGACTTCTTGAAGGTGAGTTTATTAACTACAACTCAATCATACCTGACGAGTATAACTTAAAAGTTACAGTTAAACGAAACGAATTTTTAGATTGTATCGAAAGAGCTTCACTTATGGCTAAGGAAGGAAACACTAACCTTATCAAGCTTGATATTAAAGACGATCAAATAATTATAACTTCTGATTCTCAATTGGGAAAAGCTAGAGAAGAGTTGAATGTAATTATGCAAGGTGAACCTTTAAAAATTGCATTCAACGCAAGATTTTTAATAGATGTATTCAAAATTATAGACGAAGAAGAAATTATGCTTGAACTTACAAGTAGTGTAAGTCCTTGTGTTGTAAAAAACAAAGATAAAAATAATTGCACTTATCTAGTGCTGCCAGTAAGATTTGTTGGAAACTAA
- the yaaA gene encoding S4 domain-containing protein YaaA, whose protein sequence is MTEVKINTEMIKLDSFLKWASIATMGTEAKFYIQEGQIKVNGSIELQRGKKLYKGDIVEFEGKSYKII, encoded by the coding sequence ATGACAGAGGTAAAAATAAATACAGAAATGATAAAATTAGATTCCTTCCTAAAATGGGCTAGTATTGCAACAATGGGAACAGAAGCTAAGTTTTATATTCAGGAAGGCCAAATAAAGGTTAACGGAAGTATAGAACTTCAAAGAGGGAAAAAGCTTTATAAAGGCGATATTGTAGAATTTGAGGGCAAAAGCTATAAAATTATTTAA